One stretch of Bacteroidales bacterium DNA includes these proteins:
- a CDS encoding alcohol dehydrogenase catalytic domain-containing protein has translation MRAAVIREYGKIGLEEVEKPKLLKNNVMVQVRYASICGSDQHIFKGEFHPRTKLPLIAGHEFAGVVEEVGSEVKNLLPGDKVTVDPIIWCGTCAACRIGHYPACTSLKLVGIDLNGGFAEYVSVPSDMIYKIPGHISDEHAAMIEILSIGFHASARAGLGKDDDILIVGTGKVGQSILHAAKTITSGKIFMADILDERLALASSAFPDIQTINIRNTDPVAFIKEATGGKGVDIAFEAVGHEVHLEGKFNPVRTCINAIKGAGTVCVLGLSDHPAEILMKELIWKEAKIVASRVSHGEFSKAIEALAGGKLNPDKMITGILDLKDAQKGFELLEKEPARNLKILLKI, from the coding sequence ATGAGAGCTGCAGTTATCAGGGAATACGGGAAAATCGGACTGGAAGAAGTAGAAAAGCCAAAACTTCTGAAAAACAATGTTATGGTACAGGTTCGTTATGCCAGTATCTGCGGTTCTGATCAGCATATTTTCAAAGGGGAGTTTCATCCCAGAACAAAACTTCCGTTAATCGCCGGGCATGAATTTGCAGGTGTTGTTGAAGAGGTTGGGTCGGAGGTAAAGAATCTCTTACCCGGAGATAAGGTGACAGTCGACCCTATAATCTGGTGCGGAACCTGCGCAGCCTGCAGAATCGGACACTATCCTGCATGTACTTCGCTTAAACTCGTTGGTATTGATCTGAATGGCGGTTTCGCTGAGTATGTTTCTGTCCCTTCAGATATGATCTATAAGATCCCCGGACATATCTCTGATGAACATGCTGCAATGATAGAAATACTTTCAATCGGATTTCATGCTTCAGCACGGGCAGGTTTAGGTAAAGATGATGATATTCTGATAGTTGGTACCGGAAAAGTTGGTCAGTCTATTTTGCATGCTGCGAAGACAATCACTTCAGGCAAAATATTCATGGCCGATATTCTTGATGAAAGACTCGCACTTGCGTCATCAGCATTTCCTGATATTCAGACCATTAATATCAGGAATACAGACCCTGTTGCTTTTATAAAGGAAGCAACCGGAGGAAAAGGTGTGGATATAGCTTTTGAAGCAGTAGGGCATGAAGTTCATCTGGAAGGAAAATTTAATCCCGTCAGAACCTGCATAAATGCAATAAAAGGGGCAGGGACAGTCTGTGTACTCGGACTGTCAGACCATCCGGCAGAGATTCTCATGAAGGAACTTATCTGGAAAGAGGCAAAGATTGTGGCATCAAGGGTAAGTCATGGTGAATTCTCAAAAGCAATAGAAGCTCTCGCCGGAGGGAAATTGAATCCCGATAAAATGATAACTGGTATTCTCGACCTTAAGGATGCTCAGAAAGGCTTTGAGTTACTTGAAAAAGAACCAGCCAGAAATCTGAAAATTCTTCTTAAGATATAA
- a CDS encoding DUF4907 domain-containing protein yields the protein MQIKSVKKYFYKISFPVLMALLFMLVFTDCRNEKSIENNAGSGKSVSQQTGYEENRAYVKFKSFQNPDSTWGFTIFVNSRPFLLYKKIPVSKAKNGFESRKDAETVAGIFVKMINSGNLKPSIDLKALDTLGIVIRKRKIPG from the coding sequence ATGCAAATAAAATCGGTTAAAAAGTACTTTTATAAAATTTCATTTCCGGTTTTAATGGCGCTTCTTTTTATGCTTGTATTTACAGATTGCAGGAATGAAAAAAGTATTGAAAATAACGCAGGTTCAGGTAAATCAGTTTCCCAGCAGACAGGTTATGAAGAGAATCGGGCATATGTAAAGTTTAAATCATTTCAGAATCCTGATTCAACATGGGGATTCACAATTTTTGTAAACAGCAGACCATTTCTGCTATATAAGAAGATACCGGTTAGCAAGGCAAAAAACGGATTTGAATCCAGGAAAGATGCCGAAACAGTTGCAGGAATATTTGTAAAGATGATAAATAGTGGAAATTTAAAACCAAGCATAGATTTAAAAGCGTTAGACACCCTGGGGATTGTTATAAGAAAAAGAAAAATACCAGGTTAA
- a CDS encoding response regulator transcription factor: MKCLAIDDEPLALKQIGSYIKKTPFLELVSLCNNPFSAMEFIAENHVDLLFVDISMPDLSGMDFVKSLTIKPLVIFTTAYSEYAIDGFKADAIDYLLKPIGYKDFLRAANKANSMFELKTTHSEQKEVTRDHLFVKSDYKIIRIEFSDIKYIESVHEYVRIHLLDDKPVMSHISLKSIEEQLPASSFLRVHRSFIVNSARIKMIERNRIVFDNNVYIPVSDQYKANFQKFLSSHSLF, encoded by the coding sequence ATTAAGTGTCTGGCTATTGACGATGAACCTCTTGCACTAAAGCAGATAGGCAGTTATATTAAGAAAACTCCGTTTCTTGAACTCGTTTCCTTATGCAATAATCCATTCAGCGCAATGGAATTTATTGCAGAGAACCATGTAGATCTGCTGTTTGTTGATATAAGCATGCCGGATCTTTCAGGAATGGATTTTGTTAAATCCCTTACAATTAAGCCTTTAGTAATATTCACTACAGCATATAGTGAGTATGCAATTGACGGTTTCAAGGCAGATGCCATCGACTATCTTCTGAAACCAATTGGATATAAGGATTTCCTCAGAGCTGCCAATAAGGCGAATTCTATGTTTGAGCTCAAAACAACTCATTCTGAACAAAAGGAGGTAACCCGGGACCATCTTTTTGTAAAATCTGATTATAAAATAATAAGAATAGAATTTTCTGACATTAAATACATTGAAAGCGTACACGAATATGTAAGAATACATCTTCTGGATGATAAACCGGTCATGTCTCATATAAGCCTGAAATCAATTGAGGAACAGCTTCCTGCTTCTTCCTTCCTGAGAGTGCACCGGTCTTTTATTGTTAACAGTGCCAGAATAAAAATGATCGAGCGGAACAGAATCGTTTTTGATAATAATGTTTATATCCCGGTAAGCGATCAGTATAAGGCTAATTTTCAGAAATTTCTGAGTTCCCATTCCCTTTTTTAA
- a CDS encoding DUF1080 domain-containing protein — protein MKSLRISLISISFLLLSLITYSQDKRTTETKVADLLARFPANDLQLNDKLMGDMLIIGDAGLKQICDMIIPAGTGDDTPARFAIESFTRFLSQKGKETERAEWEKRCITYATTHKDNGVKDFFMKQLQLIGGTSSAEAMKQFLGSKDMCQPALAVILAAGGKTSETILAESLKNKDLPCAAAVMNALAIMKSQIAVNEYIEWSAGIDVNTRASAYNALAVSGSPLAYPVLSKAAQAVAYRWEHTGATAALLNYAKVIGQNGDLKTMDKICKLVISKSNEDLNIQNKTAALDIYTGFHGIDAMPMLIKAAAHQNSKYRNAAMRMSLKISGTEVVNKWINYFPKAIPAAKPEIITMLGERRDKLALSLVTSSLSDQDQNIRIAAAEAIVKISGSEALHSLINYLLVFGSEPDQEAAKSAIMSVAGSDKMPLLIPVLKDGPSASKKSVIEILAWNKDNKYFSEILPFATSSDETLKAAAIRALVSLAGPSDQGKLIELLSVTEKPEYVADIQNAIAAAANKESDPERRSATILSAMGGKVQKEKIIPVLAKTGGSKALAVVKNEFENGNPAMRDICFKALTGWMDYSASSALYEICASGNKTFEGPAFDGYVRQIRSAGLADEQKLLLFRKIMPYALTSDRKNRVLTELGKLKTYQTLYFVGGFLDDPSTSAAAAKACMYIALPSVTSKAGMYGDLVKEILTKAVGKLAGQESEYDKEMVNKYLAGMPADEGFKSMFNGKDLTGWQGLVENPVARAKMKPAELAKKQLEANNKVPGNWSVKDGSIWFNGKGDNLCSIKEYGDFEMLADWKITKAGDSGIYLRGTPQVQIWDTSRVEVGAQVGSGGLYNNQKNQSKPLKVADNQVGEWNTFRIVMIGEKVSVWLNGDLVVDNITMENYWDRTIPIFPKGSIELQAHGTDLAFRDLYVREISEKEYNLTPEEKSEGFVALFNGRNLNNWVGNKESYIAEDAMIVVKPSDGSGGNLYTEKEYADFIFRFEFQLTPAANNGLGIRTPLTGDAAYVGMELQILDDTAPVYANLQPYQYHGSVYGVIPAKKGFQKPVGEWNYEEVRIQGTKITITLNGNVIVDGDLAGPRDNGTMDHNDHPGLKNTTGHIGFLGHGSELKFRNIRIKDLSK, from the coding sequence ATGAAAAGTCTTAGAATATCATTAATCAGTATTTCATTCCTGCTCTTGTCATTAATAACATACTCACAGGATAAAAGAACTACCGAAACAAAAGTTGCTGACCTTCTGGCCCGCTTCCCTGCCAACGACCTTCAGTTAAATGATAAGCTGATGGGCGACATGTTGATTATCGGCGATGCTGGTTTAAAGCAGATCTGCGATATGATTATTCCTGCAGGAACAGGTGATGATACCCCTGCAAGATTCGCCATTGAGAGCTTTACACGTTTCCTCTCACAAAAAGGGAAAGAAACTGAGAGAGCTGAATGGGAGAAAAGATGCATAACCTATGCCACAACTCATAAAGATAACGGTGTAAAAGATTTCTTTATGAAACAGCTTCAGCTTATTGGCGGAACCTCATCCGCAGAAGCTATGAAACAATTCCTCGGAAGTAAGGACATGTGTCAGCCTGCCTTAGCCGTAATACTTGCAGCCGGTGGGAAGACTTCAGAGACAATCCTTGCTGAATCGCTAAAGAATAAAGATCTTCCCTGTGCTGCTGCCGTAATGAATGCTCTGGCTATAATGAAATCTCAAATTGCTGTAAATGAATATATTGAATGGTCTGCTGGCATTGATGTAAATACCAGGGCATCAGCATATAATGCACTCGCAGTGAGCGGAAGTCCTCTGGCATACCCGGTATTGTCAAAAGCCGCACAGGCTGTTGCATACAGATGGGAGCATACAGGAGCAACAGCTGCTCTGCTGAACTATGCAAAAGTTATTGGCCAGAATGGTGATCTGAAAACAATGGATAAAATATGCAAACTGGTGATTTCAAAAAGCAATGAAGACCTCAATATCCAGAATAAAACTGCTGCTCTTGATATCTACACAGGATTTCATGGCATCGATGCCATGCCAATGCTGATCAAAGCTGCCGCTCACCAGAACAGCAAATACAGAAATGCTGCAATGCGCATGTCACTTAAGATTTCAGGAACCGAGGTTGTTAATAAGTGGATTAACTATTTCCCAAAAGCTATACCGGCCGCAAAACCTGAAATTATTACTATGCTGGGCGAGAGACGCGACAAACTTGCCCTGTCGCTGGTAACTTCATCATTGTCCGACCAGGACCAGAATATTCGTATTGCAGCTGCTGAGGCAATCGTAAAGATAAGCGGGAGCGAAGCATTGCACTCTCTTATCAATTATTTGCTTGTATTCGGAAGCGAACCTGATCAGGAAGCAGCAAAATCTGCAATAATGAGTGTTGCGGGAAGCGATAAAATGCCTTTGCTTATTCCTGTTTTAAAAGATGGCCCTTCCGCTTCGAAGAAGAGTGTAATTGAAATACTTGCCTGGAATAAAGACAATAAATATTTTTCTGAAATACTTCCATTCGCAACATCTTCTGACGAAACATTAAAAGCAGCAGCTATCAGGGCTCTTGTAAGCCTTGCTGGTCCTTCTGATCAGGGTAAACTGATTGAGCTTCTTTCTGTAACAGAAAAGCCTGAATATGTTGCCGATATCCAGAACGCAATAGCAGCTGCTGCGAATAAAGAATCAGATCCTGAAAGAAGATCTGCTACCATTCTGTCAGCCATGGGTGGCAAGGTACAGAAAGAGAAAATTATTCCTGTTTTAGCAAAAACCGGTGGCAGCAAAGCCCTCGCGGTTGTAAAAAATGAATTTGAGAATGGTAATCCGGCCATGCGTGATATTTGTTTTAAAGCCCTCACCGGATGGATGGATTACTCAGCTTCATCAGCACTTTATGAGATTTGTGCCTCAGGAAATAAAACATTTGAAGGACCTGCATTTGACGGCTATGTAAGGCAAATCAGATCTGCAGGACTTGCTGATGAGCAGAAGCTTCTTCTATTCAGAAAGATTATGCCTTATGCCCTTACATCTGACAGGAAAAACAGGGTTCTGACGGAGCTTGGGAAACTCAAGACTTACCAGACATTATACTTTGTAGGCGGTTTTCTGGATGATCCTTCAACATCTGCTGCCGCTGCAAAAGCCTGTATGTATATTGCGCTTCCATCAGTTACATCAAAGGCAGGAATGTATGGAGACCTTGTTAAGGAGATACTTACAAAAGCTGTTGGAAAACTTGCCGGACAGGAAAGCGAGTATGATAAGGAGATGGTAAATAAATATCTTGCCGGAATGCCTGCTGATGAAGGGTTTAAGTCAATGTTCAACGGTAAGGATCTTACCGGCTGGCAGGGACTTGTTGAGAATCCTGTTGCAAGGGCAAAAATGAAACCTGCTGAACTTGCTAAGAAACAGCTTGAAGCCAATAATAAAGTTCCCGGAAACTGGAGCGTAAAAGACGGCTCTATATGGTTCAACGGTAAGGGAGATAACCTGTGTTCAATTAAAGAGTATGGCGATTTTGAGATGCTTGCCGACTGGAAAATCACAAAAGCAGGCGACAGCGGTATTTACCTCAGGGGCACTCCTCAGGTGCAGATCTGGGATACTTCAAGAGTTGAAGTAGGAGCTCAGGTAGGATCAGGTGGTTTGTATAATAATCAGAAGAATCAGTCCAAACCGCTTAAAGTTGCAGATAACCAGGTAGGTGAATGGAATACCTTCAGAATTGTCATGATAGGAGAGAAAGTCTCGGTCTGGCTTAACGGAGACCTTGTTGTTGATAACATTACAATGGAGAATTACTGGGACCGTACTATTCCTATTTTTCCGAAAGGATCAATTGAGTTGCAGGCCCATGGCACTGATCTCGCTTTCAGGGATCTCTACGTAAGGGAGATAAGTGAGAAAGAATATAATCTCACTCCCGAGGAGAAATCGGAAGGATTTGTAGCACTGTTTAACGGCAGAAACCTGAATAACTGGGTTGGTAACAAGGAATCATATATTGCGGAAGATGCAATGATAGTTGTTAAACCAAGCGATGGTTCAGGCGGCAATCTCTACACTGAAAAAGAATATGCGGATTTTATATTCAGATTTGAATTTCAGCTTACACCTGCTGCTAATAACGGTCTTGGCATAAGGACACCGCTAACCGGAGATGCTGCTTATGTTGGTATGGAACTTCAGATCCTCGACGATACCGCACCTGTTTATGCTAACCTTCAGCCATATCAGTACCATGGTTCGGTTTATGGTGTGATACCAGCAAAAAAAGGTTTCCAGAAGCCGGTAGGAGAGTGGAACTATGAAGAGGTAAGAATCCAGGGAACAAAGATCACAATAACCCTCAATGGTAATGTTATTGTTGATGGCGACTTAGCCGGACCAAGAGATAATGGAACGATGGATCATAATGACCATCCCGGATTAAAGAATACAACAGGTCATATAGGATTCCTGGGTCATGGTTCAGAACTAAAATTCAGAAACATTAGAATAAAAGACCTGTCAAAATAA
- a CDS encoding spore maturation protein, translating to MVLNYIWIAFFLIGFIVALGQLIFAGNTQIFNDLVNSVFSNAKTGFEISLGLTGALTLWMGLLKVGEKGGVVAILGKLIGPLFQKLFPGLPKGHPAYGSIMLNISANMLGLDNAATPVGLKAMKEMQEVNDDKETASNAQIMFMVLNAAGLTIIPVSIIVYRTQLGAVNPADIFIPILISTFAASITGMISVALIQKINLFDKVVLAYLGGLTAIVVGIIFYFSGLPKEEISVISTFSANFILMLIIVTFIILALIKKVNVYDAFIEGAKEGFNIAIKIIPFLVAILVAIGIFRASGAMDFIISGIAMFFAWLGIDTQFTAALPVAFMKPLSGSGARGLMIDAMTTHGADSFIGRLACTMQGTTDTTFYIVAVYFGSVGIKNTRHAIGCGLLADLAGFTTAIFVAYLFFT from the coding sequence ATGGTACTTAATTATATCTGGATTGCTTTCTTCCTGATTGGATTCATAGTTGCTCTGGGGCAACTCATATTTGCCGGTAATACTCAGATCTTTAACGATCTGGTTAATTCAGTATTTTCAAATGCAAAGACCGGATTCGAAATATCACTTGGTCTTACAGGCGCACTTACTCTCTGGATGGGACTGTTAAAAGTTGGAGAAAAAGGAGGAGTAGTTGCCATACTGGGAAAGCTGATCGGGCCTCTGTTTCAGAAACTTTTCCCGGGCCTGCCGAAAGGCCATCCTGCATATGGCTCGATAATGCTTAATATCTCTGCTAATATGCTAGGACTTGATAATGCTGCTACACCGGTAGGTCTTAAAGCGATGAAAGAGATGCAGGAAGTTAATGATGATAAGGAAACAGCTTCGAATGCCCAGATAATGTTTATGGTTCTGAATGCGGCAGGATTAACAATTATACCTGTAAGCATAATCGTCTACAGGACACAGCTCGGTGCAGTTAATCCGGCTGATATTTTTATTCCGATACTTATTTCAACATTTGCTGCTTCCATAACTGGTATGATCAGTGTAGCTCTGATACAGAAGATAAACTTATTTGATAAAGTTGTTCTTGCCTATCTGGGAGGTCTTACTGCTATTGTCGTAGGTATTATATTCTATTTCAGTGGTTTGCCTAAGGAAGAAATCTCTGTCATTTCAACTTTCTCGGCAAACTTCATACTGATGCTTATAATTGTTACATTTATTATTCTTGCTCTTATTAAGAAAGTAAATGTTTATGATGCTTTTATTGAAGGAGCAAAGGAAGGATTTAATATTGCCATTAAAATAATTCCTTTTCTTGTTGCAATCCTTGTTGCTATTGGTATTTTCAGGGCTTCAGGTGCAATGGATTTCATCATTTCGGGTATTGCAATGTTTTTTGCCTGGCTTGGAATTGATACGCAGTTTACAGCCGCCCTTCCTGTCGCTTTCATGAAACCTCTCTCAGGAAGCGGAGCCAGAGGTTTAATGATCGACGCAATGACAACCCATGGGGCCGATTCCTTTATAGGCCGGCTTGCGTGTACGATGCAGGGTACGACCGATACCACCTTCTATATTGTTGCTGTATATTTCGGATCGGTAGGAATTAAAAATACCCGTCACGCAATTGGATGCGGCCTGCTGGCTGATCTGGCCGGATTTACTACCGCAATTTTTGTAGCGTACCTTTTCTTTACATAA
- a CDS encoding alpha-L-fucosidase, giving the protein MKTNLLLLISVVYLSACSQVTPPEPFGPLPSERQLAWHELEYYMFVHFTVNTFTDKEWGYGDEKESVFNPTALDCRQWAKVAKDAGMKGIIITAKHHDGFCLWPSQYTEHSVKNSVWKEGKGDVLRELRTACDELGLKMGVYLSPWDRNSAVYGTPEYLIYYRNQLNELLTAYGDIFEVWFDGANGGDGFYGGAREKRKIDNKTYYDWPNTHSIVRKLQPSAVMFSDAGPDIRWVGNESGMGSLTNWCLLKKDEMYPGGDFAKILGEGHEDGNYWVPAEVDVSIRRGWFYHQTQDSLVRSPENLLELYYQSVGRNSNLLLNVPPDRRGLLHENDVKSLLAFRELLNKEFENNLSLGKKASAKPVRGKGYEAANVTDGNSETYWTTKDDQTSGEVIIDLGNETEVNRIVLQEYIKLGQRVQEFSVSVFTGGEWKALIDGTTIGHKVIRKFPVVSASKIKVTISKSKACPVISNIELYRAPGI; this is encoded by the coding sequence ATGAAAACAAATCTTTTACTGCTTATCTCAGTAGTGTATCTTAGTGCGTGTTCCCAGGTTACACCTCCTGAACCATTTGGGCCGCTGCCTTCAGAAAGGCAGCTCGCATGGCACGAGCTGGAGTATTATATGTTCGTCCATTTTACTGTTAATACTTTCACAGATAAGGAGTGGGGCTATGGTGATGAGAAGGAATCTGTTTTTAATCCCACCGCACTTGATTGCCGCCAATGGGCAAAAGTTGCAAAGGATGCCGGTATGAAAGGCATAATCATTACCGCAAAGCATCACGATGGTTTCTGTCTCTGGCCTTCACAATACACTGAGCACTCAGTAAAAAATTCTGTATGGAAAGAAGGTAAGGGTGATGTACTCAGAGAACTGCGTACTGCCTGTGATGAACTAGGTCTGAAAATGGGGGTATATCTCTCTCCGTGGGACAGGAACAGTGCTGTCTATGGGACACCTGAGTATCTTATTTATTATCGCAACCAGCTCAATGAACTTCTTACAGCTTATGGTGATATTTTTGAGGTTTGGTTTGATGGTGCAAACGGAGGTGATGGATTTTACGGAGGAGCCAGGGAGAAAAGAAAAATTGATAACAAGACATATTACGACTGGCCAAATACTCATTCTATAGTAAGAAAGCTTCAGCCCTCAGCTGTGATGTTCAGCGATGCTGGACCTGATATCCGATGGGTTGGGAATGAGAGCGGTATGGGAAGCCTTACAAACTGGTGTCTGCTGAAAAAAGACGAGATGTATCCGGGTGGTGATTTTGCAAAGATCCTGGGTGAAGGTCATGAAGATGGTAATTATTGGGTTCCTGCAGAAGTTGATGTATCTATCCGCAGAGGATGGTTTTATCATCAGACCCAGGACTCTCTTGTCAGATCTCCGGAAAACCTGCTGGAGCTTTATTATCAGTCAGTTGGTCGCAACAGTAATCTCCTTCTTAATGTTCCTCCCGACAGGAGAGGTCTGCTGCATGAGAATGATGTTAAGTCGCTTTTGGCATTCAGAGAATTGCTTAATAAAGAATTTGAGAATAACCTGTCACTAGGGAAAAAAGCATCAGCAAAACCTGTAAGGGGTAAAGGCTATGAGGCTGCTAATGTTACAGATGGCAATTCAGAGACATACTGGACCACTAAGGACGATCAGACATCCGGTGAAGTAATTATCGATCTGGGAAATGAGACCGAAGTGAACAGAATAGTCCTTCAGGAATACATAAAACTTGGTCAGAGGGTGCAGGAGTTCAGTGTATCAGTGTTCACGGGTGGTGAATGGAAAGCACTGATAGATGGTACTACTATTGGTCATAAGGTTATACGGAAATTTCCAGTAGTTTCTGCTTCCAAAATTAAAGTAACAATAAGTAAATCAAAAGCTTGTCCGGTTATCTCGAACATCGAACTGTACAGGGCACCGGGGATTTAA
- a CDS encoding bifunctional 4-hydroxy-2-oxoglutarate aldolase/2-dehydro-3-deoxy-phosphogluconate aldolase, with translation MARFTRIEVILKMKEVGIVPVFYHKDATVCKNVIKACADSGIKVFEFTNRGDYAHELFSELNKWAEKEVPNLIMGVGSVVDAGTASLYIQLGANFIVSPILNPEMAKVCNRRKIMWSPGCATLSEISYAEELGAEIVKIFPGSSVGGPDFVKSIKGPCPWTSIMPTGGVEPTLENLTEWFNAGVTCVGIGSNLITKEHIQKKDWAGLTKRITAAVKVARMFQLP, from the coding sequence ATGGCACGTTTCACCAGAATAGAAGTTATCCTTAAAATGAAGGAAGTCGGTATTGTACCGGTTTTTTACCATAAAGACGCAACTGTTTGCAAGAATGTTATTAAAGCATGTGCCGATAGCGGAATAAAGGTTTTCGAATTTACGAATCGTGGTGATTATGCTCACGAGCTATTCAGTGAATTGAATAAATGGGCAGAAAAAGAGGTTCCGAATCTGATTATGGGTGTTGGCTCAGTGGTAGATGCAGGAACAGCCTCACTCTATATACAGCTTGGTGCAAACTTTATCGTTTCACCCATCCTGAACCCTGAAATGGCAAAAGTCTGTAACCGCAGAAAGATAATGTGGTCTCCCGGATGCGCTACATTATCAGAAATCAGCTATGCCGAAGAACTTGGTGCTGAGATAGTTAAAATATTCCCCGGTTCATCTGTTGGCGGACCGGATTTCGTGAAATCAATAAAAGGGCCTTGCCCCTGGACAAGCATCATGCCGACGGGTGGTGTTGAACCTACACTTGAAAACCTTACAGAATGGTTCAATGCCGGTGTAACGTGTGTGGGGATAGGTTCGAATCTTATTACAAAGGAGCATATTCAGAAGAAAGACTGGGCCGGATTAACAAAAAGAATTACAGCAGCTGTTAAGGTTGCCAGGATGTTCCAATTACCTTAA
- a CDS encoding Gfo/Idh/MocA family oxidoreductase, producing the protein MKNQNLDRRDFLRKTSAAAVAFTIIPRHVLGGQGYMAPSDQLTKGIIGVGGMGRGHIDYEGRLLAVCDVDKTHLEQAIAQAGGKIDGYHDFRELIARPDIDIIHIATPPHWHGIMAKTAAEAGKDIWCEKPMTRTIGEGMKVVEAVQKNGRMFRLNTWFRFKDPFYGLGTTVKPLKKLVDSGVLGWPLKVTVSGITGYDWKFYWSGLHNLQPMPVPAELDYDFWLGPAPYKPYNPERVHSKFRGYWDYDGGGLGDMGQHYLDPVQYLLGKDNTGPVLVEIDAPQQHYDAVGSWRRITYTYADGCQIILDGENRDKNAAYIEGPHGKVFKGFKSDIPNMEKLIDSLPDPAPQIGTFSESVRTRKKFALNESNGHRSCSVVNMGIIALRLGRNLKYDPVKQQFIDDEGANRLINPPMRGPWKI; encoded by the coding sequence ATGAAAAATCAAAACCTTGACAGACGCGATTTTCTGAGGAAAACAAGTGCTGCTGCTGTTGCATTTACAATTATTCCCCGACATGTGCTTGGCGGCCAGGGCTATATGGCTCCAAGTGATCAGCTGACCAAAGGAATCATTGGAGTCGGCGGAATGGGAAGAGGTCATATAGATTACGAAGGACGTCTTCTGGCTGTTTGCGATGTTGACAAAACTCACCTTGAGCAGGCAATTGCACAGGCAGGCGGCAAAATTGACGGATATCATGATTTCCGTGAACTTATTGCCCGTCCTGATATTGATATAATACATATTGCTACTCCTCCTCACTGGCACGGTATTATGGCAAAGACAGCTGCTGAGGCAGGCAAGGATATCTGGTGTGAGAAACCAATGACACGTACTATAGGAGAAGGGATGAAGGTTGTAGAGGCTGTTCAGAAGAATGGTCGCATGTTTCGCCTGAATACCTGGTTCAGATTTAAAGATCCGTTTTATGGATTAGGCACTACAGTAAAACCGTTGAAGAAGCTTGTCGACAGCGGTGTGCTGGGATGGCCATTAAAGGTTACTGTTAGCGGAATAACAGGTTACGACTGGAAATTCTACTGGAGCGGACTTCATAACCTTCAGCCTATGCCTGTACCTGCCGAACTGGATTATGACTTCTGGCTGGGCCCTGCTCCATACAAGCCTTATAATCCCGAAAGAGTACACTCAAAATTCCGTGGTTACTGGGATTATGACGGAGGTGGCCTTGGTGATATGGGACAGCATTACCTCGATCCTGTTCAGTATTTACTCGGGAAAGATAATACTGGTCCGGTTTTAGTTGAAATTGATGCCCCGCAGCAGCATTATGATGCAGTGGGGTCATGGAGAAGAATCACATATACATATGCTGATGGATGCCAGATTATACTTGATGGCGAAAACCGCGATAAGAATGCAGCTTATATTGAAGGTCCTCATGGAAAGGTATTTAAAGGATTCAAATCAGATATACCAAATATGGAGAAACTGATTGATTCTCTTCCTGATCCTGCACCGCAAATAGGGACCTTTTCCGAATCAGTTCGTACCAGGAAAAAATTCGCTCTCAACGAATCAAACGGTCACAGATCATGTTCTGTTGTTAATATGGGAATTATCGCACTCAGGTTAGGCAGGAATCTTAAGTATGATCCTGTTAAACAGCAATTTATCGATGATGAGGGAGCCAACAGGTTGATTAATCCTCCAATGCGTGGGCCCTGGAAAATCTGA